In a genomic window of Ranitomeya imitator isolate aRanImi1 chromosome 5, aRanImi1.pri, whole genome shotgun sequence:
- the LOC138680886 gene encoding G-protein coupled receptor 55-like, with protein sequence MNECLNKYSLVNATSTMNTIQLFICIPTIIIGFILNVSALWIFCSSMKKHTEASIYLLNLAVLDFCLVLSLPFRLYFTIYRIIIDGRLCSLLESLYFTNIYGSIFTIMFISVDRYIAIKHPFLSKVLRSPKKTSCICILVWIFVWTVALCTFDFSNNFRSGSCFHNMSDNVWSTQIIVPLEIFGFLIPMTVMLYCSIQSIRALLVPVSSSSVQCERSKTIVIRIIISNLVVFMLSFFLSHIGIFLQFLVRKQIISNCMARKHISLFVQVALCIANINCCLDAITYYFMGKEFQSKLVKKTYSSMTQVENAIT encoded by the coding sequence ATGAACGAGTGCCTGAACAAATACTCACTTGTAAATGCAACATCAACAATGAACACCATCCAACTATTCATCTGCATTCCTACAATTATTATAGGATTCATCCTCAACGTATCCGCCCTATGGATTTTCTGCTCCTCCATGAAAAAGCATACGGAAGCCTCAATATATCTTCTGAATTTGGCTGTGTTAGATTTTTGTCTTGTTCTTTCTTTACCTTTCCGACTCTACTTCACGATATACAGGATCATTATAGATGGACGGTTATGCAGCTTGTTAGAGTCCCTCTATTTCACTAATATCTATGGGAGTATCTTCACAATCATGTTCATCAGTGTGGATAGATATATTGCCATCAAACATCCCTTCCTGTCCAAGGTGTTACGTTCACCCAAGAAAACTTCCTGCATATGCATTCTTGTCTGGATTTTTGTGTGGACAGTGGCTCTCTGCACTTTTGATTTTTCCAATAACTTTAGGAGTGGAAGCTGTTTCCATAATATGTCAGACAACGTCTGGAGTACCCAGATTATTGTACCTCTAGAGATATTTGGATTTCTGATCCCTATGACAGTCATGCTGTACTGTTCTATCCAGAGTATCAGGGCTCTGCTGGTTCCAGTGTCGTCCTCATCAGTACAGTGTGAGAGATCGAAGACTATTGTCATACGCATCATTATCTCTAATTTGGTCGTGTTCATGCTTTCTTTTTTTCTTAGCCATATTGgtatttttctgcagtttttggtCAGAAAGCAAATCATTTCAAACTGCATGGCTAGAAAACACATCAGTCTCTTTGTGCAAGTGGCTCTCTGCATTGCTAACATTAACTGCTGTCTTGATGCCATCACCTACTATTTTATGGGAAAGGAATTTCAAAGCAAATTGGTTAAAAAGACATATTCAAGTATGACACAAGTTGAGAATGCGATAACCTGA